In Syngnathus acus chromosome 5, fSynAcu1.2, whole genome shotgun sequence, a genomic segment contains:
- the LOC119122750 gene encoding adenosine receptor A1, whose translation MSSFPGVKVRGNVDTVYVSVEAVIALASVVGNVLVVLVVCVNPALRNTTFCFIVSLAAADIAVGVLVIPLAVTISLGISTQFYTCLFLSCLLVIITQGSILSLLAIAVDRYLRVKIPTRYSSIVTQRCAYVAVCLCWLVSFLAGLVPMVGWNNRQVLGNLSGSDYMVCEFTAVMRMDYMVYFNFFGWVVVPLGVMIALYAEIFRVIRRQLNRRAEATSDGERYYRKELKLAKSLALVVLLFAVCWLPLHIINCLDFFHPGRATPKMLVYAGIFMSHVNSALNPMVYAFRIKRFRVTLLEVVRGCVACCGGARASPYPNSVPPLAEKVDAALPQGLQRVDDAK comes from the exons ATGTCATCCTTCCCTGGGGTGAAGGTACGGGGGAACGTGGACACGGTGTACGTGTCGGTGGAGGCGGTCATCGCCCTGGCATCGGTGGTGGGCAACGTgctggtggtgctggtggtgTGCGTGAACCCGGCCCTGCGGAACACCACTTTCTGTTTCATCGTGTCCCTGGCGGCGGCTGACATCGCTGTGGGCGTGCTGGTGATCCCGCTGGCCGTCACCATCAGCCTGGGTATCAGTACGCAGTTCTACACGTGCCTCTTCCTGTCCTGCCTGCTGGTGATCATCACTCAGGGTTCGATCTTGTCGCTGCTCGCCATCGCTGTCGACCGCTACTTGAGGGTCAAAATACCAACCag GTACAGCAGCATTGTGACGCAGCGGTGTGCGTATGTGGCTGTCTGCCTGTGCTGGCTGGTCTCCTTCCTCGCTGGCCTGGTGCCCATGGTGGGCTGGAACAACCGCCAGGTCTTGGGCAACCTGAGCGGATCCGACTACATGGTGTGCGAGTTCACCGCCGTCATGAGGATGGACTACATGGTCTACTTCAACTTCTTCGGCTGGGTGGTGGTGCCCCTGGGCGTCATGATCGCACTCTACGCCGAGATCTTCCGCGTCATCCGCCGGCAGCTGAACCGGCGGGCCGAGGCCACGTCGGACGGCGAGCGCTACTACCGCAAGGAGCTGAAGCTGGCCAAGTCCCTGGCTTTGGTGGTGTTGCTCTTTGCAGTGTGCTGGCTGCCTCTTCACATCATCAATTGCCTGGACTTCTTCCACCCGGGCCGCGCCACGCCTAAGATGCTGGTGTATGCGGGTATCTTCATGTCGCACGTCAACTCGGCGCTCAACCCAATGGTGTACGCCTTCCGGATCAAGCGCTTCCGCGTTACGCTGCTGGAGGTGGTGCGGGGCTGCGTGGCATGCTGTGGTGGCGCGAGGGCGAGCCCGTATCCCAACAGCGTGCCGCCGCTCGCCGAGAAAGTGGATGCGGCCTTGCCGCAAGGTCTGCAGCGTGTCGATGACGCTAAGTGA
- the LOC119122751 gene encoding adenosine receptor A1-like yields the protein MHTGEVVYASLEVLVAICCIVGNALVIVAVQTTKSVGQATFCLIVSLAAADCAVGLVAIPLAVLVDGRVSTSFGACLFISCVVILLTLVSILSLLAISLDRFLRVYVPRRYKRTVTQRHSRCAVAACWLLALPLSFAPMLGWHNQDVTSPNSTFTCQFIAVIPMSYLVYFNFFLCILTPLLVMSALYGYIFCVIRGSLREKPGNGVQAKSHIYLKKERQLAGSLVLVLALFALSWIPLHVLNCIAYFEIATVPVSAFHVGILLSHANSAVNPVVYAFKIRKIRAAYLEIWRRYLACRDELQGSQSSQTTDNNQSSNSMDNNVQLHAKISYLVEN from the exons ATGCACACGGGCGAGGTGGTCTACGCTTCGTTGGAGGTGCTCGTAGCCATCTGCTGCATTGTGGGAAACGCCCTGGTCATCGTGGCTGTGCAGACAACCAAAAGTGTCGGGCAGGCCACCTTCTGTCTGATCGTGTCGCTGGCGGCGGCTGATTGCGCGGTGGGCCTCGTGGCCATCCCGCTGGCCGTGCTGGTGGACGGCAGGGTGAGCACGTCCTTTGGCGCCTGCCTCTTCATCAGCTGTGTGGTCATCCTGTTGACCCTGGTGTCCATTTTATCCCTCTTGGCTATTTCGCTGGACCGCTTTCTCCGGGTGTACGTCCCGCGCAG gTATAAAAGGACGGTCACACAAAGACATTCACGGTGTGCCGTCGCTGCGTGTTGGCTTCTCGCTCTGCCTCTGAGTTTCGCGCCCATGCTGGGCTGGCACAACCAAGACGTGACTTCCCCCAACTCCACGTTCACCTGCCAGTTCATCGCTGTGATTCCCATGTCCTACCTGGTGTATTTCAACTTCTTCCTCTGCATCCTGACTCCGCTGTTAGTCATGTCGGCGCTGTACGGCTACATCTTCTGCGTCATTCGCGGCAGCCTCAGAGAAAAGCCGGGCAACGGTGTCCAGGCCAAATCTCACATCTACCTGAAGAAAGAGAGGCAGTTGGCGGGTTCTCTTGTCCTGGTCCTGGCCCTCTTTGCCCTCTCTTGGATTCCGCTGCATGTGCTGAACTGCATTGCCTACTTTGAAATAGCCACGGTGCCGGTGAGCGCTTTCCACGTGGGTATCCTGTTGTCTCACGCCAACTCTGCCGTGAACCCGGTGGTGTATGCCTTTAAGATACGCAAGATCAGGGCGGCTTACCTGGAGATCTGGAGGAGATACCTCGCATGCAGGGACGAGCTTCAAGGCTCTCAGTCCAGCCAGACCACAGACAACAACCAAAGTAGCAACAGTATGGACAACAATGTGCAACTACATGCCAAAATTAGTTACCTTgtggaaaattga